The DNA window CTTAATGTAATAAATAAAAAGGGCACCATTTCTAGTATAAACATATAACCTACTGATAGTTCATGGTTCAATTTAAATTAGTCCACTTTCTGACTCGAAACACAATAGAAGTAAAATGAGCACAATCTACCTCTATCTATAAAGattaaagaaaaagaatggAACTCATATAATGTGTGTATAATTTACTTATGTGTAGCTTTAGGATAGTTAAAAGCATAAAATATGTACAGAATGAAGATCATACAGTACAACAGTACGTACCTTCAATGCTGAGATTTGGCGTTCTCTCTCCTTAGGCTTTGACATATCAAAACCCCTTTCAATGTATTTATTTTGTCAGTAAAAACCTAAAATTAACTTGTGGAATGCATTAAGAAACATAAACAGATTGCACTTACTTCCAACGAATCATATTCTTCAGTGTCTTTTCGATTAAATCTACACCTTCTAAAACATTTGTTATATCATATATCCTCCTCTTTTGCACCTACAGAAATTTATTAAACTATGATACGTCAGGGCACTTTACTCTAGACAATTAAAAAGATTGAATGTCTGACAAGCGTGGAAAGCATTTTTTAAATGATAATACTAAACCAGACCTCCAATGTCTCagccgctttatttaaatcaagGGTTCCATCTTCTGCTCCTTCAAGAAGGTTGATGAACTTCTTTGTAAGAAGACCTGGCAAAAAGGTAACAATTAATAAGAAACACGGAGCATTTTCTTTCATTGGGAGAAATGCATCATACTTTACCTAGCGAGCTGTCATAGCGACAGTTGCTTGGTGAAAATAAAGAAGGCCCAGCATCTCCTGAAAAGAAGATTAGAATGAACAATAGATGATAATCACAAATGCTGGTATGAAACTTTACAGTGAAATTATCATAGCAATGCACATTATGTAAAGTGGATAGAATATAAGCAGGACCTCACCTTCATTTGATCGAAGACTACcttttttaaaaccttttggtTTTCTTGGCCGCTTGATGCCTTTTACTGTCCCAGTTGTACTTTCTTTATCAGGCCCTTGCACAGTCTCTCCTTTGGCAACTTCAGACTGTACAGTTTCTCTTTCATTTTTCTCCTCATTGTCCTAAAACATATGCACCATTCACAACACAACATTGCCAATTATCAAACTGTAACAATTCATTAACAGAATGTAACTGATCCAGCAACTATCTTGGAATGCTACGCTCCATTATGAAGATCAAGTATAACATCCATGAGCCTGAAAAATGGTCTCCGCAAAAGAATGAAAGAGATAATGCAATTACTACAAGTATAAAACCCTCATTCCACCATAATGCGAACCATAGTTGCAAGATTTCTCCAACCAAAGGATAGGGATTAAGTTGTACTATAAGCTCCTAGTACCGGGACAACCTCCTAACTCCTAAGGCCAGGTACCAAAGGTCAAAATCATCTACTCCAAATTACTATATACTATCAATCCAAATTCTAGCACATGATAAAAATCACTAGCTTATGCATACTCCTACCAAACATGTTCCAAAGAGCTGATCTAAGTAGAAGAACCTGGTAAGCTTTACATAAAGGCAACTGCAGATGCAGATTAATTTGTTGCCTGAAGGGGACAGTGCAGATTAGTTTGGACATGAGAAGCACCTAACAGAACTTAATCTAACACAGTCTTTTCCAAACCATATTTGCACGTATCGATCTTACAGGTTACAAATGTCGATTGCAACATTACATTGTTGCCATTGGTCCTGAAACTGAGACTGAATACAGTACCATTGCGCACAGAAAGATTTGAAGCGGGCAGAGCTTAATCATTCAGCCGTGCGTGCCAAAATTTCTACTAAAGCCATCTTCGTGCCAACCTAAAGTTGTCCCAACCAAATTAACAGTCCCCGAACACATCTACCAATCCATACCATCCAAAATTAAATGATCGAATCATGCAACCAAACACTAGAATAAAGCTTAATACAAGCTATCAATCGATTGAAACAGTAATGGCAAGGAGTAGACGGATTAACTCGGGGGGGGACATTCCATTGACTCACCGCCGCGTTGGCCATCGGATTCCCCGTCGCGGGCGCAGCCACCTCTTCGGTAGCTGTAGCCGTAGTCGTAGCCGGAGGCGGCGCCACGGCGACCGCAGGCTGCTGCGGAGGCGGGCGAGCAGGCGTGaccgcgggggcggcgggaggaggagcagcagcagcagtagttgACGGTGGGGGCGGCCTCGGGGGCCtagaggaggccgcggcgcggAAGATGGGGATGGGAGATGCGGCGCGGAAGTAGTGGACGTGAGCTCCGGGGGGCGGAGGCGCGCGGtgcggggccggcggcggcgggagcacggagcggcggaggaagacctgcggcggcgcgggcgcgggcgcgggcggggtcggcgcgggcgcgggcgggatgGCGGCGGATCCGTCCATGGAAGGAGAGCGCGCGAGGTAGGGtttcgccgcgccgctcgcccgagtccgagacggcggcgaggaagcgAGAGAGCGCGCGCCGCTTGGAgacgaagaagaggagggaaaagagggggggaagagagaagaggaggggagggagggaaggggacgAGAGAGGGAAAACAACTCAACaactcctctttctctctctatctctctctcgttttcttttttttctctcactaACTCTCTTTCTTGCTTCTTCACCCTCTTTCTTCTTGCTTGTGTGGTTTATTCATGGGGATTTATGCGGTATTTATCGAGTTTACCTTATGGAGGTTTTGGTATGTATTTATTTTGAGGATTATCATGTATATACATGAACGGGTTCACATCTGAATGTACCTGTTTTGATAGACGTTAACGTTGATCTTATCCATGGTAAGGCTCATAAGTCAGCGGTCGATCGTATCGATCTCGCTTAATATGGGGGTATGGGGGTCCACAGGTCAATGCTGGTTCAGGTGCGTGGTTATCTGTTGCTTAAGCAAACATAGTAAGCCAGCTACACATCATGTATTTATCGCAAGTATTTACGCTTATTCCTCACGAAATTACCTACTTTATTTGGTTGGAGAGGCAACGTCTAACTCTAGTTGGGTATTGCAacggtaaaaaaaatgcaatgaaAACGTGTCATTCTTCTTGTTTTCGGACTATTCTAATTGCCTAATATGTTGCAGAAAATATCTCGCTATTACGGTGCCAACCATTAGCTAGAGTATGCTGTAAGGTACAGCTCATCGCCCTGTTCGATAATGTCAACCTGCAACTTTTTGAGGTGTGCACCGCAGCTTAGCTGAAGTAGATGCAGCGCTTCAACGGCTAGTTCTACAAAGCAAGCCCCCATATAGATATCTACTGGTATTTATAATGTCAACGTCAGTctaaattcaagtaaaaatcAATTACGCAAGTCAACATATTATATGAGCTACGGACGtgtaattttagaaaaattgtAGACAATATCACTTGAGAAAACATGTGTAGGTAAATgatacaaaaagaaaaaaacaatcccATCACGATCTAACTATGATTATGCGAAACACTACAGTACATTATGTTGCACGCATACTATTTGATTAACTGTTGAGAACACATGTATTTAACAGGATGTATTATATATCCATTTGTATAGAGAAATTGGCAATTAGAAAATGTCAACAGAACAAAAAGAAATTCTGAACTCATGGTAAAAGTGCAGAGAGAGTACTTTGATTAGCCAATGAAGCAAGaagttagatatatatatatatatatatatatatatatatatatattataatcagTGGGGTGGGTTGGTGTAATTGTGAAAACCATGGATGGATGAAAGGAACAGAAAAAGCCCACACGCagacgcacacgcacacgcacacgcacacgctgTAGGAGCGAGGCGGGGAGCGCGCGGAAACGGATCCTATGCACGTTTGCCGCGTCGGTGCACGGTGGACGTCCGCTTCTGTCCGTGGGCCCCACCCTACACCGGAGTCAGCGGTGCACGTAGGCAGGGTTGACGTAGGTAACCAGCGTCTGCTCTACTAGAAGCTACTCGTTGGGGGAAGcgggaagagagaaggaatcAAGCAAAGCCTATACACACTGACGGTGCGGGCCCATACACGTGTCACTGCCTTGCAAGCAAGCACGCGCGCATCCTTTTTCCCCACCTGACGTGTCGTCTCGTGGGGTGGGGCCCGAACGCACTGGTCCACATGTCATGCTACCAATCCACGGGAGACGGCATCAGACGACGGCTGCCGTTTGGTTCTGCCGGCCGCCTTGGCTCCGCCTGCCAAATGCTACCTCCTGTCCTGCACTTCTgcttagagtaaatttcataaaactaagATATTTAatcaatttatcataaaactatatatttaacatgatgtattacaaaactacagaatTAAcgctaaatttatcataaaactacatatttaagttcacaaaactacaggtttaatgACAAATTAATCACATTACATGAACAATTATAAGTCTGACATAACATTATTGCTAAGGATTTAAGCCtcaaaatctgtagttttgtgataattttattattaaatctgtagttttgtgatacttagccttaaacatgtagttttgtgataaatttattattaaatttatagttcTGTGATCCATCactttaaatctgtagttttgtgataatttgatcaaattacctatagttttgtgaatttTACTCCTcctgcttactatactatttgTCCCAGGCTAATTTCAAAAGAACTTTTCAACTCGGATTACGGACAGAAACTTGCTACGCCTTCCGTCCCATCCCATGATATACCatgtcattgacttttttataatgtttgattatctattttattcaaaaatttatacaaatatcATTTATCTGGTTGTGTcttattttatcatcaaagaaACTATATTGTTAacttatagttttatatatttttactaatttttaatAAAGTTTTTTTAGGGACTTAATTTGCCAAAAATAAAAGGGAAAGAAATGTAGCATCTCAATCATGGGCAACCAGAATAACGGAACAATTTGgcaatttttttctagtaactCACGTAGAGTGGGAACTCATTCCCTTCGCACGGAGAATggagcggtctattagcgcgtgattaattaagtattagctaattttttaaaaaaatagattaatttgattttttaaagcaacttttgtaccGTTTATCAGTTTAAAAAGCGCGCACGAGAAACGAGAGAGAGGTGTTGGAAAAATAGGGTACCGAGCACAGCCTTATGCTGTCCTAGGCAAGTTgccaaacaaataaatatatatgaagtCGTTAACTTTTCATATaaagtttgaccattcattttatttaaaaaaactataaattaA is part of the Oryza glaberrima chromosome 4, OglaRS2, whole genome shotgun sequence genome and encodes:
- the LOC127769526 gene encoding transcription factor E2FC-like, giving the protein MDGSAAIPPAPAPTPPAPAPAPPQVFLRRSVLPPPPAPHRAPPPPGAHVHYFRAASPIPIFRAAASSRPPRPPPPSTTAAAAPPPAAPAVTPARPPPQQPAVAVAPPPATTTATATEEVAAPATGNPMANAADNEEKNERETVQSEVAKGETVQGPDKESTTGTVKGIKRPRKPKGFKKGSLRSNEGDAGPSLFSPSNCRYDSSLGLLTKKFINLLEGAEDGTLDLNKAAETLEVQKRRIYDITNVLEGVDLIEKTLKNMIRWKGFDMSKPKERERQISALKEEIESLYDEESRLDDEIMEAQEKLNALRVDEDRRKLYVSKEDINAIPRFQGSTLIAVNAPRGTYIEVPDPNLDMDIYKDLDNQEKHYQIVFRSAMGPVDCFLISNHQETFNTDQQMADNLDAAVTSGSSQAPQQMDYVQASEIGESNGVREHTSEPSKRDDPVPGIVKIVPSDDIAADYWLSSDADVSMTDTWGT